In Bartonella bovis 91-4, the following proteins share a genomic window:
- a CDS encoding right-handed parallel beta-helix repeat-containing protein → TIMFKNGAGNYGVRVKNGVTMATLTSVTIAGTGSGTGGNGEGSKGVIMDGKTLEMTNVDVLNVGVGVEAKKGGTLTINKGKIGFKKDYGIGVWGTATATITGTTITGEGKGKGVYATGVGEVTLTMTGVNISNVAMGIEATNGKLTMTRGRLSLRMGGTIMG, encoded by the coding sequence ACGATTATGTTTAAGAATGGGGCCGGGAATTATGGGGTGAGGGTGAAGAATGGGGTGACGATGGCTACTTTGACGAGTGTGACGATTGCGGGGACGGGGAGTGGGACGGGTGGAAATGGAGAGGGAAGTAAGGGGGTGATTATGGATGGGAAGACGTTGGAGATGACCAATGTGGATGTTTTAAATGTTGGAGTGGGAGTGGAAGCGAAGAAGGGTGGAACGTTGACGATAAACAAGGGGAAGATTGGGTTTAAGAAAGATTACGGAATAGGGGTGTGGGGAACAGCGACGGCTACTATCACGGGGACGACGATTACAGGAGAGGGAAAGGGGAAGGGAGTGTATGCAACGGGGGTGGGAGAGGTGACGTTGACGATGACTGGGGTGAATATTTCAAATGTCGCAATGGGGATAGAGGCGACTAATGGGAAGTTGACGATGACAAGGGGTCGATTGAGTTTAAGAATGGGAGGGACAATTATGGGATAG
- a CDS encoding right-handed parallel beta-helix repeat-containing protein yields GDGDGEGSKGVIMGGREMTMTDVRISGVQTGVEVTSGNLTISGGTMTGVQTGISMMGSGMLTVSGAKITFTGEHGVKVQNGATANLTNMTIAGTGSGKGVIMESSGTLTMTDVRISGVQTGVYATGGNLTISGGSISEVQTGITMMGSGTLTVNNGAEITFKGSGMENYGVKVGNEVESATLTSVTIEGGGSGKGWG; encoded by the coding sequence GGGGATGGGGATGGAGAGGGAAGTAAGGGGGTGATTATGGGGGGGAGGGAGATGACGATGACTGATGTGCGGATTTCAGGGGTGCAGACGGGGGTGGAGGTGACAAGTGGGAATCTGACGATAAGTGGGGGGACGATGACAGGGGTGCAGACGGGGATAAGTATGATGGGAAGTGGGATGTTGACGGTGAGTGGGGCGAAGATTACGTTTACGGGAGAGCATGGGGTGAAGGTGCAGAATGGGGCGACGGCTAATTTGACAAATATGACGATTGCGGGGACGGGAAGTGGAAAGGGGGTGATTATGGAGAGTTCGGGGACGTTGACGATGACTGATGTGCGGATTTCAGGGGTGCAGACGGGGGTGTATGCAACGGGGGGGAATTTGACGATAAGTGGGGGGTCGATTTCAGAAGTGCAGACGGGGATAACTATGATGGGAAGTGGGACGTTGACGGTGAATAATGGGGCGGAGATTACGTTTAAGGGGAGTGGGATGGAGAATTATGGGGTGAAGGTGGGGAATGAGGTGGAGAGTGCTACTTTGACGAGTGTGACGATTGAGGGGGGTGGGAGTGGAAAGGGGTGGGGGTGA
- a CDS encoding beta strand repeat-containing protein gives MVMRCVFKHHVYLCVVSTALMAGLSLITSHTSKAYADQNCGSSRGGGVKVVGDVVGPIVCDSRETRTLNSRSGGDIEINMDRGRGSKEAAVTVTGQGTNITIMKKLKITGTGKASVMGMGKTMTVTKGGGIQMDGTGTADVMGLTIMGSGGMGVDMQGTGTMELNKVNVSGFTMGVNAMSGKVNINGNSTITVTNSGTVILNGVAISGFGKGVYATGAGTLTISGGTTIQFTGGSGNYGVKVENGVTANITGATIRGTSGQGTGVIKDGTKMMTMTDVTISGVKVGVEVKKGTVDMMGGTVTFEGGSGYGVQVQNGATANLTKVTIKGTGSGQGTGVDVQNGTMTLTGVGISGVQKGVDMTAGKLVINMGSIGFKGERGNYGVKASGEATAELTKVTITGEGSGKGVIMESSGKMTMNMVNISQVQTGVDVKNGTVDINMGEITFEGGRGNYGVHVQKAATANLMNVKIKGTGSGQGTGLYVQGTGSASMMGGTISNVSEGVLMTGSGTLKISGEAKIMFKGDYGVKVMGTATANITGATIKGEGSGVGSKGVIMESTGKLTINGGTIKDVAMGVEVTSGNLTVSGGSMTGVQTGIIMLGSGTLTVNSGARITVKNGGTGLSVGGTATANITGATITGSGSGKGTGVWMDGREMVMNNVQISDVAMGVEAIKGNLTIKDGTRITFTGGDRNYGVKVGELVTNARLTDLTIKGGGKGKGVIKDGTGEMKMNNVGISGVQTGIQVSNGNLTVSGGTMTGVQTGIDMSGSGKLVVNSGARIEFTGEHGVKVGSEVTMATITGTEITGGGQGTGVWMEGKTLKMEKVTISNVAMGVEATNGTLTMTRGSIEFKNGRDNYGIGVGKSVTLATITGTKITGEGKGTGVLMMETKMMRLDGVTISNVGEGVWVKGRLEMNNGSITVTNSGFKGYGVGVYVGKEATATLKGTRITGAGMGSKGVVMNGKTLGMSGVNISNVSEGVEVMGGILAMKGGSIGFIGDYGISLNQGGFAFLGGVNIMGSGTGKEGIKLNGGMIDMFGTNIRDVHKGMSVENGVVRMFGGEIGFKGNYGVYLKKGGAALIAVTIKGNRTGQEGIKLNEGIIDLYKTNIRDVHKGMSVENGVVRMFGGEIGFKKDYGISLKQGGVALKNVRITGPSNKGTGVIMQNGVGVMMMKEVDISKVQTGVWVINGKLMMHKGSVEFKGGDGISLIGGNAALKDVNITGQGYETEVAVKAIMGTVAIKGGEMSKVGTGVEVGSEGTVIMKEVDISKVTTGVKVKSEGAVWLIDTNLRDVHKGVSVEDGVVHMEGGEIGFMGERGVSLTGGQALLDDVRITGPSDKGTGVYATGMGTLMMKEVKISEVQTGVWMKNGNLTMTGGTIGFNGDYGVSLTRGNALLKGVSITGQDDKGTGVNVEGEGKMMMKDVNISGVITGVWVKNGANAILMGGEIGFKGNYGVYLDKGGAALKNVRMTYTGNNKTADFIKVKGGIVIAEDIIITSTTDNGQGVSVTNGGRVWLTGTNLKGVHKGMTITDGSVRMEGGEINFKGEYGVYLNQGGVALIAVKMTYTGNNNEAEFIRIVGEDTTNAVEKTGKVQKNAVVVASHLTIDGNGHGQGMSVVDGGRVVLIRPNYTNIYNGMAITKGAVYMEGGEINFKGDYAVYLKKGHAVLNGVIMTYTGNDPDSTFLTVYGAGNAKNLAEIRGRGIRINGNEKAHGIRVIDGGMVVLDDAIFNKMSNGVTVTNGGRVVLENAIFSKVKSGITVINGEFSMKKGWMTFNGEHGISLHTGYALLKDVKMIYTGSKATKNAQATNFIKVKGKGANFAAIKVMVIGNNKTQGVHVTDGGYVMLDYSHITGVKEAITIQDGSLWMKNGVINFGGEYGLKMKGGRVLLSNVQMNSTSNNNTEFIMVEEKSAKLKAVGVIINGNDTGKAQGIKIANGGRAWLIGTNVKKVSTGVAVQNAQVTMISSSVNFTEDYGVNLTRVVL, from the coding sequence ATGGTTATGCGTTGTGTTTTTAAACATCATGTTTATTTATGTGTTGTCTCAACCGCTCTTATGGCTGGGCTTTCCCTTATAACGTCTCATACTTCAAAGGCGTATGCCGATCAAAATTGTGGGAGTAGTCGTGGTGGTGGTGTTAAAGTTGTTGGTGATGTTGTTGGGCCGATTGTGTGTGATAGTCGTGAGACAAGGACGCTGAATAGTAGGAGTGGTGGGGATATAGAGATAAATATGGATAGGGGTAGGGGCTCTAAGGAGGCTGCTGTGACGGTAACGGGGCAGGGGACGAATATTACGATAATGAAGAAGCTGAAGATTACGGGGACGGGAAAGGCGAGTGTGATGGGGATGGGGAAGACGATGACTGTTACGAAGGGGGGTGGGATACAGATGGATGGGACGGGGACTGCTGATGTGATGGGGTTGACGATTATGGGGAGTGGGGGGATGGGGGTGGATATGCAGGGGACGGGGACGATGGAGTTGAATAAGGTGAATGTTTCAGGTTTCACGATGGGGGTGAATGCGATGAGTGGGAAGGTGAATATAAATGGGAACTCAACGATTACGGTTACGAATAGTGGGACGGTGATTTTGAATGGGGTGGCGATTTCAGGGTTCGGGAAGGGGGTGTATGCAACGGGGGCGGGAACGTTGACGATAAGTGGGGGAACGACGATTCAGTTTACGGGTGGGAGCGGGAATTATGGGGTGAAGGTGGAGAATGGGGTGACGGCTAATATCACAGGGGCGACGATTAGGGGGACGAGTGGACAGGGGACGGGGGTGATAAAGGATGGGACGAAGATGATGACGATGACTGATGTGACGATTTCAGGGGTTAAGGTGGGGGTGGAGGTGAAGAAGGGGACGGTGGATATGATGGGGGGGACGGTGACGTTTGAGGGTGGAAGTGGGTATGGGGTGCAGGTACAGAATGGGGCGACGGCTAATTTGACAAAGGTGACGATTAAGGGGACGGGGAGTGGACAGGGGACGGGGGTGGATGTGCAGAATGGGACGATGACTTTGACTGGGGTAGGGATTTCAGGGGTGCAAAAGGGGGTGGATATGACAGCGGGGAAGTTGGTGATAAATATGGGGTCGATTGGGTTTAAGGGGGAGAGGGGGAATTATGGGGTGAAGGCATCGGGTGAGGCGACGGCTGAGTTGACAAAGGTGACGATTACAGGAGAGGGGAGTGGAAAGGGGGTGATTATGGAGAGTTCGGGGAAGATGACGATGAATATGGTGAATATTTCACAGGTGCAAACGGGGGTGGATGTGAAGAATGGGACGGTGGATATAAATATGGGGGAGATTACGTTTGAGGGTGGGAGGGGGAATTATGGGGTGCATGTGCAGAAGGCGGCGACGGCTAATTTGATGAATGTGAAGATTAAGGGGACGGGGAGTGGACAGGGGACGGGGTTGTATGTGCAGGGGACGGGGAGTGCTAGTATGATGGGGGGGACGATTTCAAATGTTAGTGAGGGGGTGTTGATGACGGGAAGTGGGACGTTGAAGATAAGTGGGGAGGCGAAGATTATGTTTAAGGGGGACTATGGGGTGAAGGTGATGGGGACGGCGACGGCTAATATCACGGGGGCGACGATTAAGGGAGAGGGGAGTGGGGTGGGAAGTAAGGGGGTGATTATGGAGAGTACGGGGAAGTTGACGATAAATGGGGGGACGATTAAGGATGTTGCAATGGGGGTGGAGGTGACAAGTGGGAATCTGACGGTAAGTGGGGGGTCGATGACAGGGGTGCAGACGGGGATAATTATGTTAGGAAGTGGGACATTGACGGTGAACAGTGGGGCGAGGATTACGGTTAAGAATGGTGGGACGGGGCTCAGTGTGGGGGGGACGGCGACGGCTAATATCACGGGGGCGACGATTACGGGGAGTGGGAGTGGAAAGGGGACGGGGGTGTGGATGGATGGGAGGGAGATGGTGATGAATAATGTGCAGATTTCAGATGTTGCAATGGGGGTGGAGGCAATAAAGGGGAATTTGACGATAAAGGATGGGACGAGGATTACGTTTACGGGTGGGGACAGGAATTATGGGGTGAAGGTGGGGGAATTGGTGACTAATGCTCGTTTGACAGATTTGACGATTAAGGGGGGTGGAAAGGGGAAGGGGGTGATAAAGGATGGGACGGGGGAGATGAAGATGAATAATGTGGGGATTTCAGGGGTGCAGACGGGGATACAGGTGAGTAATGGGAATCTGACGGTAAGTGGGGGGACAATGACAGGGGTGCAGACGGGGATAGATATGTCAGGAAGTGGAAAGTTGGTGGTGAACAGTGGGGCGAGGATTGAGTTTACGGGAGAGCATGGGGTGAAGGTGGGGAGTGAAGTGACGATGGCTACTATTACGGGGACGGAGATTACAGGAGGCGGGCAAGGAACGGGGGTGTGGATGGAGGGGAAGACGTTGAAGATGGAGAAGGTGACGATTTCAAATGTTGCAATGGGGGTAGAGGCGACTAATGGGACGTTGACGATGACAAGGGGATCGATTGAGTTTAAGAATGGGAGGGACAATTATGGGATAGGGGTGGGGAAATCGGTGACGCTGGCTACTATTACGGGGACGAAGATTACAGGAGAGGGAAAGGGGACGGGGGTGTTGATGATGGAGACAAAGATGATGAGGTTGGATGGGGTGACAATTTCCAATGTTGGTGAGGGGGTATGGGTGAAGGGGAGGTTAGAGATGAACAATGGGTCGATTACGGTTACGAATAGTGGGTTTAAAGGATATGGAGTGGGGGTATATGTGGGGAAGGAGGCAACGGCTACTTTGAAGGGGACGAGGATTACGGGGGCTGGGATGGGAAGTAAGGGGGTGGTTATGAATGGGAAGACATTGGGGATGAGTGGGGTGAATATTTCAAATGTTAGTGAGGGGGTGGAGGTGATGGGGGGGATACTAGCGATGAAAGGAGGGTCAATTGGGTTTATAGGAGATTACGGGATCAGTCTTAACCAGGGTGGATTTGCTTTTTTAGGAGGGGTCAATATCATGGGAAGTGGAACAGGAAAAGAGGGTATCAAGCTTAATGGGGGAATGATTGATATGTTCGGGACAAATATAAGAGATGTTCATAAGGGGATGAGTGTCGAAAATGGGGTTGTCCGTATGTTTGGAGGGGAGATTGGGTTTAAGGGAAATTATGGGGTTTATCTCAAGAAAGGTGGGGCTGCTTTAATAGCGGTCACTATCAAGGGAAATAGAACAGGACAAGAGGGTATCAAGCTTAATGAGGGAATAATTGATCTCTACAAGACAAATATAAGAGATGTTCATAAGGGGATGAGTGTCGAAAATGGGGTTGTCCGCATGTTTGGAGGGGAAATTGGGTTTAAGAAGGATTATGGGATCAGTCTTAAACAGGGTGGGGTTGCTTTAAAGAATGTCAGAATTACAGGACCTAGTAATAAGGGTACGGGGGTGATTATGCAGAATGGGGTGGGAGTGATGATGATGAAGGAGGTGGATATTTCAAAGGTGCAAACGGGGGTGTGGGTGATAAATGGGAAGCTGATGATGCACAAAGGATCGGTGGAGTTTAAAGGTGGGGATGGTATCAGTCTCATAGGGGGAAATGCTGCTTTAAAGGATGTTAACATTACAGGGCAAGGTTATGAGACAGAGGTGGCGGTAAAGGCAATTATGGGAACAGTGGCGATAAAAGGGGGAGAGATGTCAAAGGTTGGAACAGGGGTAGAGGTGGGAAGTGAGGGAACGGTAATAATGAAGGAGGTGGATATTTCAAAGGTCACAACGGGGGTAAAGGTGAAGAGTGAGGGAGCGGTGTGGTTGATTGATACAAACTTGAGGGATGTCCATAAGGGGGTAAGTGTCGAAGATGGGGTTGTTCATATGGAGGGAGGGGAGATTGGGTTTATGGGAGAGCGTGGTGTCAGTCTCACAGGGGGGCAGGCCTTGTTAGATGATGTCAGAATTACAGGACCTAGTGATAAGGGTACGGGGGTGTATGCAACGGGGATGGGAACGTTGATGATGAAGGAGGTGAAGATTTCAGAGGTGCAAACGGGGGTGTGGATGAAGAATGGGAATCTGACGATGACTGGGGGGACGATTGGGTTTAATGGAGATTACGGTGTCAGTCTCACAAGGGGAAATGCTCTGCTAAAGGGTGTCAGCATTACAGGACAAGATGATAAGGGTACGGGGGTGAATGTAGAGGGTGAGGGGAAAATGATGATGAAAGATGTGAATATTTCAGGGGTCATAACGGGGGTGTGGGTGAAAAATGGGGCGAATGCTATTTTGATGGGAGGGGAGATTGGGTTTAAGGGAAATTACGGGGTTTATCTTGACAAGGGTGGGGCTGCTTTAAAAAATGTCAGAATGACTTATACGGGTAACAACAAAACAGCTGACTTCATTAAGGTCAAGGGTGGGATAGTTATCGCTGAGGATATAATTATCACGAGCACTACAGACAATGGGCAGGGGGTAAGCGTAACTAATGGAGGACGGGTGTGGTTGACTGGTACAAACTTGAAAGGTGTTCATAAGGGGATGACGATTACAGACGGAAGTGTCCGTATGGAGGGAGGAGAGATCAATTTTAAGGGAGAGTACGGTGTTTATCTTAACCAGGGTGGGGTTGCTTTAATAGCGGTCAAAATGACTTATACGGGTAACAACAACGAAGCTGAATTCATTAGGATTGTGGGAGAGGACACTACAAATGCTGTGGAAAAGACGGGTAAAGTACAAAAAAATGCTGTGGTTGTTGCATCACATCTTACGATCGATGGAAATGGTCATGGGCAGGGAATGAGTGTAGTTGACGGCGGACGGGTCGTGTTGATTAGGCCAAATTATACAAACATCTACAATGGAATGGCTATCACAAAAGGTGCTGTCTATATGGAGGGGGGAGAGATCAATTTTAAGGGAGATTACGCAGTCTATCTTAAGAAGGGCCATGCTGTGTTAAATGGTGTTATTATGACTTATACGGGGAATGATCCAGACAGTACTTTCTTAACGGTCTATGGTGCAGGAAATGCTAAAAATTTAGCAGAGATTAGAGGTAGGGGCATCAGAATCAATGGAAATGAAAAGGCGCACGGGATAAGGGTAATTGACGGGGGAATGGTCGTGTTAGATGATGCGATTTTTAACAAGATGAGCAATGGGGTGACTGTTACTAATGGGGGAAGGGTCGTGTTAGAAAATGCGATTTTTAGCAAGGTGAAAAGCGGTATAACTGTTATTAATGGGGAATTCTCTATGAAAAAAGGGTGGATGACGTTTAATGGAGAGCACGGTATTAGTCTTCATACAGGGTATGCTTTGTTAAAGGATGTCAAAATGATTTATACGGGTAGCAAGGCAACTAAAAACGCTCAGGCTACAAACTTCATCAAAGTCAAAGGTAAAGGTGCAAATTTTGCTGCTATAAAGGTTATGGTCATTGGAAATAATAAAACACAGGGTGTTCATGTGACTGATGGTGGGTATGTGATGCTCGATTACTCACATATAACAGGTGTAAAAGAGGCAATAACCATTCAAGACGGGTCGTTGTGGATGAAAAATGGGGTGATTAATTTTGGGGGAGAGTATGGGCTGAAGATGAAGGGGGGAAGAGTCCTTTTAAGTAATGTGCAAATGAACTCCACCAGTAATAATAATACAGAGTTCATCATGGTTGAGGAAAAAAGTGCGAAACTTAAAGCAGTAGGTGTAATAATTAACGGAAATGATACAGGAAAAGCTCAAGGAATAAAAATAGCAAATGGGGGACGGGCCTGGTTGATTGGTACAAATGTGAAAAAGGTTAGCACAGGAGTTGCTGTTCAAAATGCTCAAGTGACTATGATTAGTTCTTCGGTGAACTTTACAGAAGATTATGGGGTTAATTTAACCAGGGTGGTGCTTTGA